One Brachyspira pilosicoli P43/6/78 genomic window carries:
- a CDS encoding FkbM family methyltransferase yields MSVSNELLTDCRKKLGNKFTKEFIEEKENSDSFIKALINTDNFDIFYSMLEEDYSKNIFKKIVLYRYMLAFYSDAYTNINKKIKLSMKYGIINIFFWGIKRVLFYLKKHKYPNEIENFLLFYIFGLEQYNVKDVFEVKGDNVLFDVGAWKGDSTYFFSKRSSNNAKIYAFEPDNNAYNVLKNIKDKYNLNNVILENEIFLDYERDIDFVSMTPNTPTIKKHAITLDMFVDRNNIKKIDYIKMDVEGAEQKILEGAVNTIKKYRPSLAVAIYHGGELFMEDFFKIPVFIKTIADDYEYYIRSYSPWGGETILFCKPKEK; encoded by the coding sequence ATGAGTGTATCTAATGAATTATTAACTGATTGCAGAAAAAAGCTTGGAAACAAATTTACAAAAGAGTTTATAGAAGAAAAAGAAAATAGCGACAGTTTTATAAAGGCATTGATTAATACAGATAATTTTGATATTTTTTATAGTATGCTTGAAGAAGATTATTCAAAAAATATTTTTAAGAAAATTGTATTATATAGATATATGCTTGCCTTTTATAGCGATGCGTATACTAATATAAATAAAAAAATAAAGTTAAGCATGAAATATGGAATTATAAACATATTTTTTTGGGGAATAAAGAGGGTATTATTTTATTTAAAAAAGCATAAATATCCTAATGAAATAGAGAATTTTTTGTTGTTTTATATATTTGGTTTAGAGCAGTATAATGTAAAAGATGTATTTGAAGTGAAAGGAGATAATGTATTATTTGATGTTGGTGCTTGGAAGGGGGACAGCACTTACTTTTTTTCTAAGAGAAGCTCTAATAATGCTAAAATATATGCTTTTGAACCTGATAATAATGCTTACAATGTTCTTAAAAATATTAAAGATAAATATAATCTTAATAATGTAATATTAGAAAATGAGATTTTTTTAGATTATGAGAGAGATATAGATTTTGTTTCTATGACTCCTAACACTCCTACAATAAAAAAGCATGCTATTACTTTGGATATGTTTGTAGATAGAAATAACATAAAAAAAATTGATTATATAAAGATGGATGTTGAAGGAGCCGAACAGAAAATTTTAGAGGGTGCTGTAAACACAATAAAAAAATATAGACCAAGTTTAGCAGTTGCAATTTATCATGGAGGGGAGCTTTTTATGGAAGATTTTTTTAAGATTCCAGTATTTATAAAAACTATTGCTGATGATTATGAGTATTATATAAGAAGCTATTCACCTTGGGGAGGGGAGACAATTCTTTTTTGCAAGCCTAAAGAAAAATAA
- a CDS encoding SDR family NAD(P)-dependent oxidoreductase, with the protein MYKEDIKGRLAFISGASAGIGEAVAKMLASNGVNLILTARRIEKLESLKSMLEKDYNVKVKVIKVDYADTNSIKNAVSSLENEWKNIDILINNAGLALGKDYFYNNDIEDSLQMIRVNCEGLIVLTRMIIPLMLNSKNADIINLASTAADEAYFGGAIYCSSKSFVEMFGDVLRVELIDKPIRVTNIKPGAVNTEFSTVRFKGDKEKADNVYKGFDPLYAEDIADNIEYVITRKRHVQISSMTILAGNQATATMIHRGK; encoded by the coding sequence ATGTATAAAGAGGATATTAAAGGAAGATTAGCTTTTATATCTGGAGCTAGTGCTGGTATTGGTGAAGCGGTTGCTAAGATGCTTGCTTCTAATGGCGTTAATCTTATTTTAACAGCTAGGAGAATTGAGAAATTAGAGTCTCTAAAAAGTATGTTGGAAAAAGATTATAATGTAAAAGTAAAGGTTATAAAAGTAGATTATGCTGATACCAATAGTATAAAAAATGCTGTATCTTCATTAGAAAATGAATGGAAGAATATAGATATACTTATTAATAATGCAGGACTTGCTTTAGGTAAGGATTATTTTTACAACAATGATATAGAAGACAGCTTACAGATGATAAGAGTAAACTGCGAAGGCTTAATAGTATTAACTAGAATGATAATACCTTTAATGCTTAACAGTAAAAATGCTGATATCATTAATTTAGCTTCCACTGCTGCAGATGAAGCATATTTTGGCGGAGCTATTTATTGTTCTAGTAAATCTTTTGTAGAGATGTTTGGAGATGTTTTAAGAGTTGAATTAATAGACAAACCTATAAGGGTAACAAATATAAAGCCAGGTGCGGTAAACACAGAGTTTTCTACAGTTAGATTTAAAGGAGATAAAGAGAAGGCTGATAATGTTTACAAGGGTTTTGACCCTTTATATGCAGAAGATATAGCCGATAATATAGAATACGTTATTACTAGAAAAAGACATGTTCAAATATCTAGTATGACTATTTTAGCAGGTAATCAGGCTACAGCCACTATGATACATAGGGGTAAATAA
- a CDS encoding KpsF/GutQ family sugar-phosphate isomerase, with the protein MNIIDRGKLTLLLESESLKLLSEKLDDNFEKAVNELFNIKGRVITSGVGKSGHIARKAASTFASTGTPSFFVDPNECLHGDFGMITKNDYLVLYSKGGESREIIELVNWSCRQNIPYIAITNDESSTLSKNAKITLLTHVKEEACPLKLAPTVSTTASLALSDALATALMELRGFKAEDFAIFHPGGSLGRQLAKVKTIMHTDNLPIINLETSLYDALFKIIECKLGIAIITDDNGILKGIIVDGDLKRLLVKDKQIENILKIKVKDIMNNNPKVIYQDTLIGEALHLMEGKITNLVVVEDTKDGKKPIGIVHIHDILKIKAF; encoded by the coding sequence ATGAATATAATAGACAGAGGTAAATTAACTTTATTATTAGAAAGTGAAAGCTTAAAATTATTATCAGAAAAATTAGATGATAATTTTGAAAAAGCAGTTAATGAGTTATTTAATATTAAAGGCAGAGTAATAACCTCTGGAGTTGGTAAGAGCGGACATATTGCAAGAAAAGCAGCTTCAACTTTCGCTTCAACCGGAACACCTAGTTTTTTCGTTGACCCTAATGAATGTTTGCATGGCGACTTTGGTATGATAACTAAAAATGATTATTTAGTATTATATTCTAAAGGCGGAGAGTCAAGAGAGATAATAGAATTGGTAAATTGGTCTTGCAGGCAGAATATACCATATATAGCAATTACCAATGATGAGTCTTCTACTCTATCAAAAAATGCAAAAATAACATTACTCACACATGTAAAAGAAGAAGCTTGTCCTTTAAAATTGGCACCAACTGTTAGTACAACAGCTTCTTTAGCTTTATCTGATGCTTTGGCTACTGCTTTAATGGAGCTTAGAGGATTTAAAGCTGAAGACTTTGCTATATTTCACCCAGGCGGAAGTTTAGGAAGGCAATTAGCTAAAGTAAAAACTATTATGCATACCGATAACTTGCCAATTATAAATTTGGAAACATCTCTATATGATGCTTTATTTAAAATCATAGAATGTAAATTAGGCATTGCAATTATTACAGATGATAATGGTATTCTTAAAGGCATTATTGTAGATGGTGATTTAAAAAGATTATTGGTAAAAGACAAACAAATAGAAAACATTCTAAAAATCAAAGTAAAAGATATAATGAATAACAACCCTAAAGTAATATATCAAGATACACTTATAGGTGAAGCCTTGCATTTAATGGAAGGAAAAATCACTAATCTTGTAGTGGTTGAAGATACTAAAGACGGCAAAAAACCTATAGGTATAGTTCATATACATGATATTCTAAAAATAAAGGCTTTTTAA
- a CDS encoding DNA polymerase III subunit gamma, whose product MAKVLGQTTPLKIMAGIYKSGRLHHAYLFYGEEGVGKYESALNYAKVLLCERNNGTYCDECESCKMVDNYKHPDVVVAGTDERFRNAEIYFNQYLEYKLPHLFNNFYTECRSILYKVESMLFDSYDNYPSSEPKEYMLGNKKESSRYALIEPYYLAVNYTLNELNEDNVEFIDSIFRTKSKDALNIVKAKGGKKKYSIDGDFFTALKKIHYNIIHTVIPLDTIRNIIEMTYRKPRLGRKRVIIIEGIELMDKRAPNIFLRTLEEPSDNNIFILITSDTNKLVQDGMKPLISRMMELRFSSLSENTLRSILMKRLRLSEEKTALALQYSSGSMSKAIKYLLDKKSNTSDNIREVLLSFIDASLKNNASKVSSIITLLSEGEYDIIDTIRELINILKKSLEDKYLEIEERSYILPNSVSDISIIWAIDELDSLINTLLNTNSQPKMILYKALSNIYIWLNNY is encoded by the coding sequence TTGGCTAAAGTATTAGGGCAAACAACCCCTTTAAAAATAATGGCTGGTATATATAAAAGCGGCAGACTTCATCATGCCTATTTGTTTTATGGAGAAGAGGGAGTTGGGAAATATGAAAGTGCTTTAAATTATGCTAAAGTTCTTTTATGCGAGAGAAATAACGGCACTTACTGTGATGAATGTGAATCTTGCAAGATGGTAGATAATTATAAGCACCCTGATGTAGTAGTTGCCGGCACTGATGAGAGGTTTAGAAATGCTGAAATATATTTTAATCAGTATTTAGAATATAAACTTCCTCATTTATTTAATAATTTTTATACAGAATGCCGTTCTATACTTTATAAAGTAGAATCTATGCTTTTTGATAGCTATGATAATTATCCATCAAGCGAGCCTAAAGAGTATATGCTTGGAAACAAAAAAGAAAGTTCTAGATATGCTTTAATAGAGCCTTACTATTTGGCTGTTAATTATACTTTAAATGAGCTTAATGAGGATAATGTTGAGTTTATAGATTCTATTTTTAGGACTAAATCTAAAGATGCACTTAATATAGTAAAAGCAAAAGGCGGCAAAAAGAAATATTCTATAGATGGTGATTTTTTTACAGCATTGAAGAAGATACATTATAATATAATTCATACAGTTATACCATTAGATACTATTAGAAATATAATAGAAATGACATACAGAAAACCAAGATTAGGCAGAAAGAGGGTAATAATAATTGAAGGTATAGAATTAATGGATAAAAGAGCCCCTAATATATTTTTGCGTACATTAGAAGAGCCGTCTGATAACAATATATTTATTTTGATAACTTCAGATACAAACAAATTAGTTCAAGACGGAATGAAGCCTTTAATATCACGTATGATGGAGCTTAGGTTTTCATCTCTTTCAGAAAACACTTTAAGGTCTATACTAATGAAAAGATTAAGGCTAAGCGAAGAGAAAACAGCCCTAGCACTTCAATATTCTTCAGGAAGTATGTCTAAAGCTATAAAATATTTGCTTGACAAAAAATCAAATACAAGCGATAATATTAGGGAAGTATTATTGTCTTTCATAGATGCAAGTTTAAAGAATAATGCCTCAAAAGTGTCTTCTATCATTACACTCCTCTCAGAAGGCGAGTATGATATTATAGATACCATAAGAGAATTAATTAATATTCTTAAAAAATCTCTGGAAGATAAATATTTGGAAATAGAAGAAAGAAGCTATATACTTCCTAATTCCGTTTCCGATATAAGTATTATATGGGCTATAGATGAATTAGATTCTTTAATTAATACTTTATTAAATACTAATAGTCAGCCAAAAATGATACTTTATAAGGCTTTAAGCAACATTTATATATGGCTAAATAATTATTAA
- a CDS encoding superoxide dismutase, with protein sequence MFELMKLPYGKEDLAPYMSSNTLDFHHGKHLNAYVTTVNDLVSKDKSLEGKSIEELILLSHNNSEKQALFNNAGQVYNHEEFFKMLKKDVAIPAEVKSKIEADFGSFDAFKEAFTTGGKTQFGSGWVWLVLNNGKLEVRKYANAMNPIADKVHGVLTCDVWEHAYYLDYQNRRPDFLTTFVEHLVNWDYVAERLNKAK encoded by the coding sequence ATGTTTGAGTTAATGAAATTGCCTTATGGCAAAGAGGACTTAGCACCATATATGTCTTCAAATACTTTAGACTTCCATCATGGTAAGCACTTAAATGCTTATGTAACAACAGTTAATGATTTAGTATCTAAAGACAAATCATTGGAAGGAAAAAGTATAGAGGAATTGATACTTCTTTCTCATAACAATAGTGAAAAACAAGCACTATTTAATAATGCTGGTCAGGTTTATAACCATGAAGAGTTTTTCAAGATGTTAAAAAAAGATGTTGCTATACCTGCTGAAGTAAAAAGTAAAATAGAGGCAGACTTTGGTAGTTTTGATGCTTTTAAAGAAGCATTCACTACAGGCGGTAAAACACAATTTGGTTCTGGCTGGGTATGGTTGGTATTAAATAATGGTAAATTAGAAGTTAGAAAATATGCTAATGCTATGAACCCTATTGCTGATAAAGTACATGGTGTTTTAACTTGCGATGTTTGGGAACATGCTTATTATTTAGATTATCAAAACAGAAGACCTGATTTCCTTACTACTTTTGTAGAGCATTTAGTAAATTGGGATTATGTTGCAGAAAGATTAAATAAAGCAAAATAA
- the fabV gene encoding enoyl-ACP reductase FabV: MIVAPKILNNICTTAHPLGCRKEVENQINYVKSKGKIKSNVKNALILGSSGGYGLASRIAIAYGLGAKTMGVSLEKAATERRTATPGWYNNMAFSEFAKRDGIEELSLNLDAFLNASKEEVIKEAKKFFDGKIDLFIYSLAAPVRTDEKTGTLYRSALKPIGKKYEGMGIDFMTEELLNVSIEPANDDDIKNTVKVMGGEDWELWTNALLEADMLAENAINIAYSYIGPEITKAVYREGTIGRAKDDIESTAHRLDKNMQKKINGHAYISVNKAVVTRASSVIPTVPLYIGILFKIMKAKGLHEGCIEQMYRLLSDKLYNGGDIPLDSVNRIRLDDWELKKDVQEEVLNAWKILNQDNLKELADMSMFRKDYMNMHGFEVEGIDYSKDVEI; this comes from the coding sequence ATGATAGTAGCACCTAAAATATTGAATAATATATGTACTACAGCTCACCCATTAGGATGCAGGAAAGAGGTAGAAAATCAAATAAACTATGTAAAATCTAAAGGAAAAATAAAATCAAATGTAAAAAATGCTCTTATATTAGGAAGCTCTGGAGGATATGGTCTTGCAAGCAGAATTGCTATAGCTTATGGACTTGGAGCTAAAACTATGGGAGTTTCATTAGAGAAAGCAGCTACAGAAAGAAGAACAGCTACACCTGGCTGGTATAATAATATGGCTTTCAGTGAGTTTGCTAAAAGAGATGGTATAGAAGAGTTAAGTCTTAATTTGGACGCTTTTTTAAATGCTTCAAAAGAAGAGGTAATAAAAGAGGCTAAAAAGTTTTTTGACGGAAAGATAGATTTATTTATATATAGTTTGGCTGCTCCTGTGAGAACAGATGAAAAAACAGGTACTTTATATCGTTCTGCATTAAAGCCTATAGGTAAAAAATATGAGGGTATGGGAATAGATTTTATGACTGAAGAGTTATTAAATGTTTCTATAGAACCTGCAAATGATGATGATATAAAAAATACTGTAAAAGTTATGGGCGGTGAAGACTGGGAGCTTTGGACTAATGCTTTACTTGAAGCAGATATGCTTGCAGAAAATGCTATTAATATAGCTTATTCTTATATAGGACCAGAAATAACTAAAGCAGTTTATAGAGAAGGAACTATTGGAAGAGCTAAAGATGATATAGAAAGCACAGCTCATAGACTTGATAAAAATATGCAAAAAAAGATAAACGGACATGCTTATATATCTGTTAACAAGGCTGTTGTAACAAGAGCTTCTTCTGTTATACCTACTGTTCCTCTTTATATTGGAATATTATTTAAAATAATGAAGGCTAAAGGCTTACATGAAGGCTGTATTGAACAGATGTATAGGTTATTAAGTGATAAATTATATAATGGAGGCGATATACCTTTAGACTCTGTTAATAGAATTAGACTTGATGATTGGGAGCTTAAAAAAGATGTTCAAGAAGAAGTATTGAATGCTTGGAAAATACTTAATCAGGATAATTTAAAAGAGTTGGCTGATATGTCTATGTTTAGAAAAGATTATATGAATATGCATGGATTTGAAGTTGAGGGAATAGATTATTCTAAAGATGTAGAAATATAA
- the rarD gene encoding EamA family transporter RarD, with product MSNNNNKSIFLAASAYIMWGLLPIYWKAVQNFDSAFVLGVRVITTFIFTLIIIIFKKANLYRGIKPLVLIFIAGIFLGLNWYLYIYTVNSGNVLEAGLAYYIAPILSILIGIIFFREKKTVLEYLAIVLMFIGMIYQTITLGKPPIMAFFIGLTFSVYGILKKMTIYSGWESLFLETLSILIPSIIISKLYFPATPQPTNTWITLMFAGVATGIPLYLYAKAAKSLEVSTLGFLQFFVPLLATLLAIFVYKEELNFNRAITLAIIILAAILYAVSIFRKSKANKKL from the coding sequence ATGTCAAACAATAACAATAAATCTATTTTTCTTGCGGCTAGTGCTTATATAATGTGGGGACTTCTTCCTATATATTGGAAGGCTGTTCAGAACTTTGATTCCGCTTTTGTGCTTGGAGTGAGAGTTATCACTACTTTTATATTTACTCTTATTATAATAATATTTAAAAAAGCTAATTTATACAGAGGAATAAAACCTCTTGTTTTAATTTTTATAGCAGGTATTTTTCTTGGTCTTAATTGGTATTTATATATTTATACTGTAAACTCTGGTAATGTATTAGAGGCAGGGCTTGCTTATTATATAGCTCCTATTTTAAGCATATTAATAGGCATAATATTTTTTAGAGAGAAAAAGACTGTATTAGAATATTTAGCTATTGTTTTAATGTTTATTGGTATGATATATCAAACTATTACATTGGGCAAGCCTCCTATAATGGCATTTTTTATAGGTTTAACTTTTTCTGTATATGGAATATTAAAAAAGATGACTATATATTCTGGTTGGGAGAGTTTATTTTTAGAGACTTTATCTATATTAATACCTTCAATTATTATATCTAAACTTTATTTTCCAGCTACGCCTCAGCCTACTAATACTTGGATAACTTTAATGTTTGCAGGAGTGGCAACAGGTATACCATTATACTTATATGCAAAAGCTGCTAAATCTTTAGAGGTTTCTACTTTAGGTTTTTTGCAATTTTTTGTTCCTTTGCTTGCAACGTTGCTTGCTATATTTGTATATAAAGAAGAGTTGAATTTTAATAGAGCTATTACATTAGCAATTATTATATTAGCAGCTATTCTTTACGCTGTATCAATATTTAGAAAATCTAAAGCTAATAAAAAATTATAA
- a CDS encoding HD-GYP domain-containing protein, whose protein sequence is MDKITSIKVDDIKTKIDKQDIYIYNGFMAISKYIKSIDEDIKRLKKWDIEEVFIKDSDANADGYQTPEDFEKFARECIVYKNIYMGILEKVKTSLGDFRYNNIVNISNLKSIIDSILDLINKNMNAAIALLNIENLSRDDYYYIRSLNVSMISLMLGKVMKFPEDKLQKLGLGAILYDIGLIRIQDKVLNKHEQFTPEEYIEIKKHTVFGYKIIKTNFRLEEEIAVIPLEHHEHYNGKGYPRGISGNQIHLYPKIVAVAHSLEKILKPIRISKDSKRTPTYAKIVNGVKTVENKTLSDAVREIIKGANIKFDPIIAKLVVGTFSVYPVGTVVVLNDNRKGLVFATNISYPIRPIIKIVSDENDNFIEDGEVINLIETNKLLISGVDKDSNILEEVKSRLLDKKENNDGN, encoded by the coding sequence ATGGACAAGATTACTAGCATTAAAGTAGATGATATCAAGACCAAAATTGATAAGCAGGATATTTATATCTATAATGGTTTTATGGCTATTAGTAAATATATAAAATCTATAGATGAAGATATAAAAAGATTAAAAAAATGGGATATAGAAGAAGTATTTATAAAAGACTCTGATGCTAATGCTGATGGATATCAAACTCCTGAAGATTTTGAAAAGTTTGCTAGAGAATGTATAGTATACAAAAATATATACATGGGTATATTAGAAAAAGTAAAAACAAGCCTAGGAGATTTTAGATATAATAATATAGTTAATATATCCAATTTAAAATCAATCATAGACAGTATATTAGACCTTATTAATAAAAATATGAATGCAGCCATAGCATTATTAAATATTGAAAACTTAAGCAGAGATGACTATTATTATATAAGGTCATTAAATGTATCTATGATATCTTTAATGCTTGGCAAAGTAATGAAATTTCCTGAAGATAAATTACAAAAATTAGGACTAGGTGCTATACTTTATGATATAGGACTTATTAGAATACAAGATAAAGTTTTAAATAAACATGAACAATTTACTCCAGAAGAATATATTGAAATAAAAAAACATACAGTATTTGGTTATAAAATAATAAAAACAAATTTTAGATTAGAAGAAGAGATAGCAGTTATTCCTCTAGAACATCATGAACATTATAACGGCAAAGGATATCCAAGAGGAATTAGCGGCAATCAAATACATTTATATCCAAAAATCGTTGCTGTTGCACATTCTTTAGAAAAAATATTAAAACCTATAAGAATATCAAAAGACAGTAAAAGAACACCTACATATGCAAAAATTGTTAATGGTGTTAAAACGGTTGAAAATAAAACATTATCTGATGCTGTAAGAGAAATAATAAAAGGAGCTAATATTAAATTTGACCCTATAATAGCAAAGCTTGTTGTAGGAACTTTTAGTGTTTATCCTGTAGGAACAGTTGTGGTTTTGAATGACAATAGGAAGGGCTTAGTATTTGCTACTAATATTAGTTATCCTATTAGGCCAATAATAAAAATAGTATCCGATGAAAATGATAATTTTATTGAAGACGGAGAAGTAATTAATTTGATAGAAACTAATAAATTATTAATAAGCGGGGTAGATAAAGATAGTAATATTTTAGAGGAGGTAAAGTCAAGACTATTGGATAAAAAAGAAAATAATGATGGCAATTAA
- a CDS encoding YraN family protein, producing MKSKKEIGNLGEDIALNYLENLGYELLERNYKSSITRGEIDLIMTKGVVIVFVEVKYRRQGSFGYAADAITERKKQKLYETAEEYLIKKGLSLSQKCSFGAVLIDDTNYSREISFVEDIFI from the coding sequence ATGAAAAGTAAAAAAGAAATAGGCAATCTTGGAGAAGATATTGCCTTAAATTATCTCGAAAATCTTGGGTATGAATTATTAGAAAGAAATTATAAAAGCAGCATAACAAGAGGAGAGATAGATTTAATAATGACAAAAGGAGTTGTTATTGTGTTTGTAGAAGTAAAATATCGAAGACAGGGAAGTTTTGGATATGCAGCTGATGCTATCACAGAGCGTAAGAAACAAAAGCTCTATGAGACAGCTGAGGAATACTTAATTAAAAAAGGATTAAGTTTAAGTCAAAAATGTTCCTTTGGGGCAGTTTTAATAGACGATACCAACTATAGTAGAGAAATTTCTTTTGTAGAAGACATTTTTATATAG
- a CDS encoding potassium channel family protein — translation MLQYAVIGVGTLGKALINRLMNKPSIEVLAIDNDINEIEAIKNSVTQAMKLDSTQREALEAIEINKFDAVIVTIGEDIMTSILTSLILKELNVKNIIARYSDERHKAILSKIGITHLVSPEESMGIHIAEQLEVGDSLLLYDLTEYHSIVEFPVHAGLAGKNLKELDLRKKYKINVVAIKKETTSILGEKKIIVDCTPDPDESMVEGDILVIAGHDKDIEKLNRKLSE, via the coding sequence ATGCTACAATATGCTGTTATAGGAGTTGGTACTTTAGGTAAGGCTCTAATAAATAGATTAATGAATAAACCTTCAATAGAAGTATTGGCAATAGATAATGACATCAATGAAATAGAAGCTATAAAAAATAGTGTTACTCAGGCTATGAAATTAGATTCTACTCAAAGAGAAGCATTAGAGGCTATAGAAATTAATAAATTCGATGCTGTTATAGTTACTATAGGTGAAGATATTATGACAAGCATATTAACTTCACTAATATTAAAAGAATTAAATGTAAAAAATATAATAGCAAGATATTCTGATGAAAGACATAAAGCAATATTAAGTAAAATAGGAATCACACACCTTGTAAGCCCAGAAGAATCTATGGGTATACATATAGCAGAACAGCTTGAAGTTGGAGATTCTCTGCTTTTATATGACTTAACTGAATATCACTCTATAGTAGAGTTTCCTGTGCATGCTGGGCTTGCAGGTAAAAACTTAAAAGAACTTGATTTGAGAAAAAAATATAAAATCAATGTTGTAGCTATAAAAAAAGAAACAACTAGTATATTAGGAGAGAAAAAGATTATAGTTGATTGTACTCCAGACCCTGATGAATCTATGGTTGAGGGAGATATACTTGTAATAGCCGGACATGATAAAGATATAGAAAAATTAAATAGAAAACTTTCTGAATAA
- a CDS encoding DUF2905 domain-containing protein, with product MNNYFAKMLIVVGIIAIIIGILILLKIPIGKLPGDIVIKKENFTFVFPIVTSIIASIVLSFIMWIISKF from the coding sequence ATGAATAACTACTTTGCAAAAATGCTTATTGTTGTAGGAATCATTGCTATAATAATAGGCATATTAATATTATTAAAAATTCCAATTGGAAAACTTCCTGGTGATATTGTAATAAAAAAAGAAAATTTCACCTTTGTCTTCCCAATAGTAACTTCTATAATAGCGAGTATAGTATTATCTTTTATAATGTGGATAATCTCTAAATTCTAA
- the rbr gene encoding rubrerythrin: protein MKDLKGTKTEKNLHDAFAGESMARNKYTYFASVARNEGYEQIAAIFLETAENEREHAKVHFKYLNGIGDTLQNLQSAWEGENYEYEEMYPTMSKEAAAEGFDEIAHSMKLIGDVEREHRERYAKLREAVKNGTVFKRNTKVQWKCRNCGYIYEGEAAPEICPACKHAKKFFEVRVESY from the coding sequence ATGAAAGATTTAAAAGGAACAAAAACAGAAAAGAACTTACATGATGCTTTTGCTGGCGAATCTATGGCTAGGAACAAGTATACATATTTTGCAAGCGTTGCTAGAAATGAAGGTTATGAGCAAATAGCTGCAATATTCCTTGAAACTGCAGAAAATGAAAGAGAACACGCTAAAGTTCATTTTAAATATCTTAATGGTATAGGTGATACTCTTCAAAACTTACAATCTGCTTGGGAAGGCGAGAACTATGAGTATGAAGAAATGTATCCTACTATGTCTAAAGAAGCTGCTGCTGAAGGTTTCGATGAGATTGCTCATTCTATGAAATTAATCGGTGACGTTGAAAGAGAACATAGAGAGCGTTATGCTAAATTAAGAGAAGCTGTAAAAAATGGTACAGTTTTCAAAAGAAATACTAAAGTTCAATGGAAATGCAGAAACTGCGGATATATATATGAAGGCGAAGCTGCTCCTGAAATTTGTCCTGCTTGTAAACATGCTAAAAAATTCTTTGAAGTTAGAGTTGAAAGCTATTAA